A single region of the Plasmodium chabaudi chabaudi strain AS genome assembly, chromosome: 3 genome encodes:
- a CDS encoding serine repeat antigen 2, putative, giving the protein MKKCIPLIFLLYAMLGNDIINCRPVPEPMFSTHEYDKHINGAGKGTGGSNGVTPETGKGTTNEKISQPESEKDKAPESSPDSSTLPSPGSGPSPSSPESSDSSNSSDSSDPSASSDKSKNPSGTGTDSSSSSQGQDAKNQTQPQPQPQPQPQPQPQTDDNPSSKTNTDNVDASQTLSVTEPAANSTQVVAPKNVQTGSVESALLKNFNGVKVTGACGDEAAIFLEPYIYINIDSKNTNINLSANFSNLFGQHITVFAGQTPMGNVCHEEDDSLRYKMLVYLQDDILTIKWSVFPSNPESNSCKYCTGHTNENEHVDVKKFRLPRLPTPLTTIQVHSLLNKEDKVIIRSKDYALKNEMPKKCDQVASKCFLNGQTDIEQCYTCSLLTEKIPTTDECYNYSSPLVREYTQVLTTAQSDEDNVEKNNTALVESINNLLNGVYKVDEHNNKVLIDEEELSNDLKKELTYYCQVLSEIDTSGTLENYKVGNSVEIFNNLAKLLKNHENENKLYLINKLKNPAICMKDVEQWVVNRKGLKLPVALDDAEKKTDNAIKFEEGPDGIVDLTKTVDGNPITTTAVLANKLDAFCNNEFCDRLNDKTSCISNINVEEQGNCATSWVFASKLHLESSICMKGYDHTSASALYVANCSKKDSKDKCLAGSNPLEFIDILQTNNYLPTESNYPYNYKNVGDACPETNESWVNLFDKVKLEDSNKDNKSIIKGYKSYESKNYKTNMNEFVDIVKNNIKKLGSVIAYVKFNDSMGYDFNGSKVHKLCGSATPDMAVNIIGYGKYINENNEVKSYWLVRNSWGKHWADEGNFKVDIETPEDCEDNFIHTALVFDLDLPVVAKNTNEAPIYNYYLKTSPSFYKNLYYNHVNKTHGEVSDDAAIYGQAEPEAPGKNNQSGSTTDTTKVTTANSESGSDAGGKTKTGESGTSATGKETPAVAGTDGQTNKVTDSSAGQSPSVPTGASGPTPQAPAGPQSPSNPASGVTQDPSNPTPGSNGEQADQAVTETEADATQNTEVFHVLKVVRNKKVQTSLLKYGTYTEMGQHSCARAMSTDPTKKEECVAFCNNNWDDCYFDLYPGYCLNKLKGDNVCNFCAV; this is encoded by the exons ATGAAGAAGTGTATCCCCTTAATTTTCTTATTAT ATGCTATGTTGGGGAATGACATAATAAATTGTCGCCCCGTACCAGAACCTATGTTCTCTACGCATGAGTACgataaacatataaatggTGCTGGTAAAGGTACTGGTGGATCTAATGGTGTAACTCCGGAAACTGGAAAAGGTACGAccaatgaaaaaatatcacaACCAGAATCTGAAAAAGATAAAGCTCCTGAAAGTTCTCCAGATTCTTCTACACTTCCTTCACCTGGTTCAGGCCCATCACCCAGTTCACCTGAATCTTCTGATTCTTCCAATTCTTCTGACTCTTCCGATCCTTCTGCTTCTTCAGATAAATCAAAGAATCCATCTGGAACTGGAACAGATTCATCTTCTTCATCACAAGGCCAAGATGCAAAAAATCAAACCCAACCCCAACCTCAACCTCAACCTCAACCTCAACCTCAACCACAAACAGATGATAACCCATCCTCGAAAACAAATACAGATAATGTCGATGCTAGTCAAACTCTATCTGTGACTGAGCCAGCTGCAAATAGTACTCAAGTAGTAGCACCTAAAAATGTCCAAACAGGATCAGTCGAATCtgctttattaaaaaattttaatggtGTAAAAGTTACAGGTGCATGTGGTGATGAAGCagctatatttttagaacCATACATTTACATTAACATAGATTCTAAAAATAccaatataaatttatcagCAAACTTTTCAAACTTATTCGGTCAACATATTACAGTTTTTGCTGGACAAACTCCAATGGGAAATGTATGTCATGAAGAAGACGACAGTCTTCGTTACAAAATGTTAGTATACCTTCAAgatgatatattaacaatCAAATGGTCCGTTTTCCCATCTAACCCAGAATCAAACTCATGCAAATATTGCACTGGTCACACTAATGAAA atgAACATGTAGATGTAAAGAAATTCAGATTGCCTCGATTACCAACACCATTGACAACTATTCAAGTCCATTCATTATTAAACAAGGAAGACAAAGTTATAATCAGAAGCAAAGACTATGCCTTAAAAAATGAGATGCCAA aaaaatgTGATCAAGTTGCTTCAAAATGCTTTTTAAATGGACAAACTGATATTGAACAATGCTATACATGCAGTTTATTAACAGAAAAGATTCCAACAACTGATGAatgttataattattctTCTCCTCTAGTTAGAGAATATACTCAAGTATTAACAACCGCACAAAGTGATGAAGATAACGTTGAAAAGAATAACACAGCACTTGTTGAatctataaataatttattaaatggtGTATATAAAGTTGAtgaacataataataaagtttTGATAGATGAAGAAGAATTAAGcaatgatttaaaaaaagaattaacTTATTATTGCCAAGTATTAAGTGAAATAGATACTAGTGGAACtttagaaaattataaagttGGAAACAGtgttgaaatatttaataatttagctaaattattaaaaaatcatgaaaatgaaaataaattatatttaattaataaattaaaaaatccaGCTATATGTATGAAAGATGTAGAACAATGGGTTGTCAACAGAAAAGGTTTGAAATTACCAGTAGCATTAGATGAtgctgaaaaaaaaacagataatgctataaaatttgaagAAGGACCTGATGGTATTGTAGATTTAACTAAAACAGTAGATGGAAACCCAATTACTACTACTGCTGTATTAGCTAACAAATTAGATGCATTTTGTAATAACGAATTCTGTGACAgattaaatgataaaactAGTTGTATATCTAACATAAATGTAGAAGAACAAGGAAATTGTGCTACCTCTTGGGTATTTGCATCTAAATTACATTTAGAATCTTCTATTTGCATGAAAGGATATGATCACACTAGTGCATCTGCTTTATATGTAGCTAACTGCTCTAAAAAAGATTCTAAAGATAAATGTTTAGCTGGTTCAAACCCATTAGAATTTATAGATATCTTACAAactaataattatttaccAACTGAATCTAACTATCCATACaactataaaaatgttggTGATGCATGCCCTGAAACTAACGAATCATGggttaatttatttgacaAAGTAAAATTAGAAGACTCAAACAAAGATAACAAATCAATAATTAAAGGATATAAATCATATGAatctaaaaattataaaactaACATGAACGAATTTGTTGAcattgttaaaaataatattaaaaaattaggaTCAGTTATTGCTTATGTCAAATTTAACGATTCTATGGGTTATGATTTTAATGGAAGCAAAGTACATAAATTATGTGGATCTGCTACTCCAGATATGGCAGTAAACATAATTGGATATGGAAAATacattaatgaaaataatgaagttAAATCATATTGGCTAGTTAGAAACAGCTGGGGTAAACACTGGGCCGATGAAGGAAACTTTAAAGTTGATATAGAAACCCCAGAAGATTGTGAAGATAACTTCATCCATACTGCACTTGTTTTCGATCTTGATTTACCAGTTGTTGCTAAAAACACCAATGAAGCTCCTATCTACAATTATTACTTAAAGACCTCTCCAagtttttacaaaaatctTTACTACAATCATGTCAACAAAACTCATGGTGAAGTATCAGATGACGCAGCCATCTACGGACAAGCCGAACCAGAAGCACCAGGAAAAAACAATCAATCTGGATCAACTACTGATACAACAAAAGTTACCACAGCTAATAGCGAATCTGGATCAGATGCAGGaggaaaaacaaaaactgGCGAATCTGGAACAAGCGCAACAGGTAAAGAAACTCCAGCTGTAGCTGGCACAGATGGACAAACTAATAAAGTTACAGATAGTTCAGCAGGACAATCACCTTCAGTTCCAACTGGCGCATCAGGACCAACACCTCAAGCTCCAGCTGGCCCACAAAGTCCATCCAATCCAGCTTCAGGTGTCACACAAGATCCATCTAATCCAACCCCAGGTAGCAATGGAGAACAAGCTGATCAAGCTGTAACTGAGACCGAAGCCGATGCTACTCAAAACACCGAAGTTTTCCATGTTTTAAAAGTTGTtagaaacaaaaaagttCAAACAAGCTTATTGAAATATGGTACATACACCGAAATGGGACAACATTCATGTGCAAGAGCCATGAGTACCGATCCAactaaaaaagaagaatGTGTTGCATTCTGTAACAATAATTGGGATGATTGTTATTTCGATTTATACCCAGGATActgtttaaataaattaaaaggtGACAACGTATGTAACTTTTGCGCTGTCTAA
- a CDS encoding serine repeat antigen 4, putative, whose translation MNSRLYLLLVSCAIFTINVHEIKTQPPNTPNDIINKGDPNVQNNNDISNKNSHDGLENGISTSSDLSENQSNNNTNSESSNSETPDVKTSIKSSLSKDGKGIKVTGTCNEDFRIYFSPYVWIYVTFSEGIIKIESENGVTSSINLNSLNNKCDNKKNDTFKFSAKIKDDILKIKWKTQTNETDQGHKKDVKQFRLPDLSKEPTSIQIFTANAEEKIIESKTYDIDKNIPEKCSAISANCFLGGSLNIESCYHCTLLAQKYPSDDECFNYISSESKDKINKDTIIKGEDESDENSDEYMLKESIYKILKKMFTNDSDYCDGSRCNKEMITDIKELDADLRIDLKNYCDILKKVDKSGTLEVHEIASEVEAFNNLVRLLNTHTNENIYILYEKLKNPAICIKNVNEWIIKKRGLVISKEHDVNPYNNPDNPKIKNILNEKYNEENTEAVGNDIIENESDNENEIVNLKNSSNKKLTSAYFNSSRYCNKDYCDRWQDKTSCMSNIEVEEQGECGVCWVFASKLHLETIRCMRGYGHYRSSALYVANCSERDKEEICDVGSNPVEFLQILHDKKHLPLESDYPYSYYRVGGSCPSPKNSWTNLWGNNKLLYYKSRSVDFTSSYGFIALSSSNYQDDLDTYIQIIKNEVRNKGSVIIYIKTNNVIDYDFNGKIIHNLCGDDDDDADHAAAIIGYGNYISEKGQKRSYWLIRNSWGYYWGDEGNFKVDMYGPRHCKYNFIHTVVIFKLDLGEIEAPQKDNQVYNYFAKHIPAFFTNLFYSNYNKRWDEFYAKEELNNYNKDISISGQTDNQVNTNDDVYSEDTNDVSTPSSKNTSIQKKLDVTHVLKYVKNNQTQTSFIKYDDILEIEQEHNCSRVQSIGLKNKNECKSFCLENWSTCKNHPSPGFCLTTLYSAEDCFFCNI comes from the exons ATGAATTCTCGCCTTTACCTTCTTTTAGTATCAT GTGCAATATTTACTATAAATGTACACGAGATTAAAACGCAACCCCCAAACACAccaaatgatataataaataaggGGGATCCAAATgtgcaaaataataatgacaTATCAAACAAAAATTCACATGATGGATTAGAAAATGGGATAAGCACTTCTTCTGACTTGTCAGAAAATCAATCGAACAACAATACAAACAGTGAATCTTCAAATAGTGAAACACCAGATGTGAAAACATCAATAAAATCATCTTTATCAAAGGATGGTAAAGGAATTAAAGTAACTGGAACATGTAATGAAGATTtcagaatatatttttctcctTATGTTTGGATTTATGTTACATTTTCAGAgggtataataaaaatagaatcTGAAAATGGTGTAACCAGTTCCATAAATTTAAAcagtttaaataataaatgtgataataaaaaaaatgatactTTTAAGTTCTCTGCCAAAATCAAAGACGAtattctaaaaataaaatggaaaacaCAAACTAATGAGACTGATCAAG GACATAAAAAGGATGTTAAACAATTCAGGCTTCCGGATTTATCTAAAGAGCCCACATCTATTCAAATATTCACAGCAAATGcggaagaaaaaataattgaaagCAAAACTTATGACATAGACAAAAACATTCCAG aaaAATGTAGTGCAATTTCAGCTAACTGTTTTTTGGGAGGAAGTCTAAATATTGAGAGTTGCTATCATTGTACATTGCTAGCTCAAAAATATCCAAGTGATGATGaatgttttaattatatttctaGCGAAtcaaaagataaaataaataaagatacTATAATAAAAGGAGAAGATGAATCCGATGAAAATTCAGATGAATATATGTTAAAAGAaagtatttataaaatattaaaaaaaatgtttactAATGATTCAGACTATTGTGATGGTAGCAGATgtaataaagaaatgataacagatataaaagaattaGATGCAGATTTACGAATAgacttaaaaaattattgtgatattttaaagaaGGTAGATAAAAGTGGTACATTAGAGGTTCATGAAATAGCTAGCGAAGTAGAagcatttaataatttagtaAGGTTACTTAATACACATactaatgaaaatatatatatattatatgaaaaactTAAAAATCCAGCAAtctgtataaaaaatgtaaatgaaTGGATAATTAAGAAAAGAGGTTTAGTCATATCAAAAGAACATGATGTAAATCCATATAATAATCCAGACAAcccaaaaataaaaaatattttaaacgaaaaatataatgaagaaaatacagAAGCAGTTGGTAATGATATAATAGAAAACGAATCTGacaatgaaaatgaaatagtgaatctaaaaaattcatcaaataaaaaattaacatcAGCCTATTTTAATAGTAGTAGATATTGTAATAAAGATTATTGTGATAGATGGCAAGATAAAACTAGTTGTATGTCTAATATAGAAGTAGAAGAACAAGGAGAATGTGGTGTATGCTGGGTATTTGCATCTAAATTACATTTAGAAACTATTAGATGCATGAGAGGATATGGTCATTATAGAAGTTCAGCACTTTATGTAGCCAACTGTTCAGAAAGAGATAAAGAAGAAATATGTGATGTTGGTTCAAATCCAGTcgaatttttacaaattttacatgataaaaaacatttgcCTTTAGAATCTGATTATCCATATTCTTACTATCGTGTCGGAGGTTCATGTCCATCCCCCAAAAATAGTTGGACCAACTTATGgggtaataataaattattatattacaaATCAAGGTCAGTCGATTTTACGAGTTCATATGGTTTTATTGCTTTATCGAGTTCAAATTATCAAGATGATTTagatacatatatacaaataataaaaaatgaagtaAGAAATAAAGGGtctgttattatttatattaaaacaaataatgtaATAGATTACGATTTTAATGGAAAGATAATTCATAACTTATGTGGTGACGATGATGATGATGCTGATCATGCAGCAGCAATTATTGGATATGGTAATTATATAAGTGAGAAAGGACAAAAAAGATCTTACTGGTTAATAAGAAATAGTTGGGGTTATTATTGGGGGGATGAAGGAAATTTTAAAGTTGATATGTATGGACCAAGacattgtaaatataactTTATTCACACAGTtgtcatttttaaattagaTTTAGGTGAAATTGAGGCCCCACAAAAAGATAATCAAGTTTACAATTATTTCGCTAAGCATATTCCtgctttttttacaaatctATTCTAtagtaattataataaacgATGGGACGAATTTTATGCTAAAGAAGAACTAAATAACTATAACAAAGATATTTCAATATCGGGTCAAACTGATAACCAAGTGAATACTAATGATGATGTCTATAGTGAAGATACCAATGATGTATCTACTCCTTCCTCGAAAAATACTTCGATTCAGAAAAAATTAGATGTTACACATGTTTTGaaatatgttaaaaataatcaaacaCAAAcatcttttataaaatatgatgataTCCTTGAAATAGAACAGGAACATAATTGCTCAAGAGTACAAAGTATcggtttaaaaaataaaaatgaatgtaAATCATTTTGTTTAGAAAACTGGAGTACCTGTAAAAATCATCCTTCTCCTGGATTTTGTTTGACAACCTTATATTCTGCTGAAGACTGCTTTTTCTgtaacatataa
- a CDS encoding serine repeat antigen 3, putative, which produces MARLSSIVFIICLLLCNNVISDDVVDLPSSGGDVSDGGVTVGDGGSGGGGSDGETLPGGSGDIKTGDGQTGKGEQGSSNTDQVPGSTDSQDSDQPPKESAPTTPKEPAPTTPKEPAPTTPKEPEPTTPKEPEPTTPKESEPTTPKEPAPTTQKDSGSQSVEKSGITTNDGPAVITGPDSSTGDASLPSAGDQKGEKKENQDPASLPSEDTTDEQTKKETEQESLPTSKGEPESLSEKPSGDPAPKPAEDPASPPAKEPESETPKVSQDATDLNTQKQGEPNKRSRRSPQPQVPETKKVNDITDMESYLMKNYDGVKVIGLCGVYFRVQFSPHLLLYGLTKFSIIQIEPFFERVRIDFEHQHPIRNKCVPGKAFAFISYVKDNILTLKWKVFVPPADLFANDVVSKQILSSVSEEPSSPQVVDVRKYRLPQLDRPFTSIQVYKANTKEGILETKNYVLKNAIPEKCSKISMDCFLNGNVNIENCFKCKLLVQNAKPSDECFKYLPSDMKENLNDIKITAQSDEDNKEIDLIESIDILLSKFYKVDLKTKKLGLITIDDFDDVIKVELYNYCKLLKGLDTQKTLENVEMGDEMDVFNNLLRFLKTNEGETKLNLYKKLRNTAMCLKDVNTWAEKKRGLILPEETTEQFASAQSEGFYEEDPDDKVNLLDLFDNDQDEDVVDKDGIIDMSLAIKHAKLKSPYFNSSKYCNYDYCDRWQDKTSCISNIDVEEQGNCSLCWLFASKLHLETIRCMRGFGHNRGSALYVANCSERKGEQVCNEGSNPLEFLKILEKNRFLPLESNYPYLWKNVSDTCPRPEEHWTNIWGNTKLLYNNMYGQFIKHRGYIVYNSRYFAKNMDVFIDIVKREIRNKGSVIAYIKTKDVIDYDFNGRYISNICGDSHPDHAVNIIGYGNYISDKGEKRTYWLIRNSWGYYWGHEGNFKVDVLGPDDCVHNFIHTAIVFKIDMEPDNHGGIKNKDQSIDENKKSYFPQLSSNFYHSLYYNNYEGHEAKSDDENDRDYDNADVSGESETSDDSSGDSSENGSEESQPQSGGSENPVSSPEAATSIPAPVDSPTPNIATIEKTIQILHILKHIENYKMTRGLVKYDNLNDTKHDYACARSSSNDPKKVNECKQFCEENWERCKKHYSPGYCLTALAGKSSCLFCYV; this is translated from the exons ATGGCAAGGCTTTCATCAATTgtgtttattatat gCCTTTTATTATGTAACAATGTTATATCGGACGATGTAGTTGACCTACCTTCTTCAGGGGGCGATGTATCTGATGGCGGTGTAACTGTTGGCGATGGTGGTAGCGGTGGCGGTGGCAGTGACGGTGAAACTTTACCTGGTGGAAGTGGTGATATCAAAACTGGTGATGGTCAAACTGGAAAGGGGGAACAAGGAAGTTCTAATACTGATCAAGTTCCTGGTTCGACAGATAGCCAAGATTCAGACCAACCTCCAAAAGAGTCAGCACCAACTACTCCTAAAGAGCCGGCACCAACAACTCCAAAGGAACCAGCACCAACTACTCCTAAAGAACCTGAACCAACCACCCCTAAAGAACCTGAACCAACCACCCCTAAAGAATCTGAACCAACCACACCAAAGGAACCAGCACCAACTACTCAAAAAGATTCAGGCTCACAATCTGTAGAAAAATCAGGGATAACAACCAACGACGGTCCTGCAGTAATAACCGGCCCAGATTCATCAACTGGCGATGCTTCATTACCATCTGCAGGAGATCAAAAAGgagagaaaaaagaaaatcaaGATCCAGCATCACTCCCCTCAGAAGATACCACAGATGaacaaacaaaaaaggaaaCAGAACAAGAATCATTACCAACATCCAAAGGTGAACCAGAATCATTATCAGAAAAACCAAGTGGCGATCCAGCACCAAAACCCGCAGAAGACCCTGCATCACCACCCGCAAAAGAGCCTGAATCTGAAACACCCAAAGTTTCACAAGACGCAACCGACCTAAATACACAAAAACAAGGGGAACCAAATAAAAGGTCTAGGCGATCTCCACAACCTCAAGTGCcagaaacaaaaaaagttaatgACATAACAGATATGGAATcatatttaatgaaaaattatgatgGTGTAAAAGTTATAGGTTTATGTGGTGTATATTTCAGAGTCCAATTTTCTCCAcatttgttattatatggtttaacaaaattttcGATTATTCAAATCGAACCATTTTTTGAAAGAGTGAGAATAGATTTTGAACATCAACATCCtataagaaataaatgTGTACCAGGAAAAGCTTTtgcatttatttcttaCGTTAAAGATAATATACTTACACTTAAATGGAAAGTATTTGTTCCACCAGCTGATTTATTTGCAAATGATGTCGTTAGCAAGCAAATACTTTCTTCTGTTTCTGAGGAACCAAGTTCACCACAAg TTGTCGACGTTAGAAAATACAGATTGCCACAATTGGATCGCCCATTTACTTCCATACAAGTTTACAAGGCAAACACAAAAGAAGGCATTCTTGAaactaaaaattatgtattaaaaaatgccaTTCCAG AGAAATGCTCTAAAATTTCCATGGACTGCTTTTTAAATGGAAATGTAAATATCGAGAACTGCTTCAAATGCAAATTGCTAGTACAAAATGCTAAACCCTCCGACGagtgttttaaatatttacctTCTGATatgaaagaaaatttaaatgatataaaaataacagcTCAAAGTGATgaagataataaagaaattgaCTTAATAGAATCCattgatattttattaagtaaattttataaagtggatttaaaaacaaaaaaattaggtTTAATTACAATAGACGATTTTGATGATGTTATTAAAGttgaattatataactattgtaaattattaaaaggaTTAGATACACAAAAAACTTTAGAAAATGTTGAAATGGGTGATGAGATGGATGTATTTAATAACTTATTAagatttttaaaaactaATGAAGGTGAAACTAAacttaatttatataaaaaattgagaAATACTGCTATGTGTCTTAAAGATGTAAATACATGGGCTGAGAAAAAAAGAGGTTTAATATTACCTGAAGAAACTACAGAACAATTTGCATCAGCACAAAGTGAAGGATTCTATGAAGAAGATCCAGATGATAAAGTAAATCTTTTagatttatttgataatgATCAAGATGAAGATGTTGTTGATAAAGATGGTATTATTGATATGTCTTTAGCTATTAAACATGCCAAATTAAAATCTCCATACTTTAATAGTAGCAAATATTGTAATTATGATTATTGTGATAGATGGCAAGATAAAACTAGCTGTATATCTAATATAGATGTAGAAGAACAAGGAAATTGTTCCTTATGCTGGTTATTTGCATCTAAATTACATTTAGAAACTATTAGATGTATGAGAGGATTTGGTCATAATAGAGGTTCAGCACTTTATGTAGCCAATTGCTCAGAAAGAAAAGGAGAACAAGTTTGTAATGAAGGTTCAAATCCAttagaatttttaaaaattttagaaaaaaatagatttTTACCTCTAGAATCTAATTATCCATATTTATGGAAAAACGTATCAGATACATGCCCAAGACCAGAAGAGCACTGGACAAACATATGGGGTAATActaaattgttatataataatatgtatggTCAATTTATCAAACATAGAGgatatatagtatataacAGTCGCTATTTTGCTAAAAATATGGATGTATTTATTGATATAGTTAAAAGAGAAATACGTAATAAAGGATCTGTTATAGCTTATATTAAAACCAAAGATGTTATAGATTATGATTTTAATGGTAGATATATAAGTAACATTTGTGGTGATAGCCATCCTGATCATGctgtaaatattattggATATGGTAATTATATAAGTGACAAAGGAGAAAAAAGAACTTACTGGTTAATAAGAAACAGTTGGGGTTATTATTGGGGACATGAAGGTAACTTCAAAGTTGATGTTTTAGGTCCAGATGATTGTGTACATAACTTTATCCATACTGCTATAGtatttaaaattgataTGGAACCAGATAATCATGGAGgtatcaaaaataaagatcAATCcattgatgaaaataaaaaatcgtATTTCCCACAACTCAGTTCAAACTTTTATCACAGTCTTTATTACAACAACTACGAAGGACATGAAGCAAAAAGTGATGACGAAAATGACAGAGATTATGACAATGCAGATGTTAGTGGCGAATCTGAAACTTCCGACGATAGCTCCGGCGATAGCTCCGAAAATGGCTCCGAAGAGTCGCAACCTCAATCTGGTGGTAGCGAAAATCCAGTATCATCCCCAGAAGCAGCTACTTCAATCCCTGCCCCTGTAGATTCACCCACTCCAAACATTGCAACAATTGAGAAAACGATCCAAATACTTCACATATTAAAACATATCgaaaattacaaaatgaCAAGAGGATTAgttaaatatgataatcTAAATGATACCAAACACGATTACGCATGTGCAAGATCATCATCAAACGATCCTAAAAAAGTTAATGAATGTAAACAATTCTGTGAGGAAAATTGGGAACGATGCAAAAAACATTATTCACCAGGATATTGCTTAACCGCATTAGCAGGAAAAAGCAGCTGTCTTTTCTgttatgtataa